The genomic DNA CCTTCCGGTACGGATACCGGTCCTGGCCGAGGTACTTCTTCGCGAGCGCGTCGATGTGCGCGTCGGCGCCCTTCTCGGTCATCTCGGCGACGCGCCCCCGCACCTGCACGTAGCGGTACGGGTTGTCGGGGTCCTGGAGCGCGAGCGCGACGCGCGGGTCGCGCCGGAGGTTCCTCTCCTTCACGCGCCCGCGCGCGGTGTTGAACCGGACGTGGGTCCCGTCGTAGTCCACCCACACCGGCGTCACCTGCGGCGCGCCGTCCCGGCCGAGCGTGGCCAGGTGGGCGAACGCCTTCTTGGTGGTGAAGAGGTCTCGGTAGCTCTCCGGAATCGTCGCCATGGTCAGGCCCCTTTCGTCGCCCTGAGCTGTTCGAGCGCCGAGAACGCGTGGCGGACGGACTTGGCCGCGAGCGTGCCGCCCATCAGGAGCCCGATGTCGAGCGTCTCGGCGATCTCCGTGTCCGTCGCGCCCTGGTCGAGGACCTCCTCGACGCGGTGGTCGATTCAGTCGAAGCAGTTCTGCGACACCGCGACGGCGAGCGCCGTCAGCTCCTTGTGCTTCTTCGACAGAGCGCCGTCCGCGTAGACCCGCCCGCCGAGATCGCCGAAGGTCCGGTAGACCTTCATCGACGACTTCAGCAT from Candidatus Methylomirabilota bacterium includes the following:
- a CDS encoding PPOX class F420-dependent oxidoreductase — its product is MATIPESYRDLFTTKKAFAHLATLGRDGAPQVTPVWVDYDGTHVRFNTARGRVKERNLRRDPRVALALQDPDNPYRYVQVRGRVAEMTEKGADAHIDALAKKYLGQDRYPYRKADEVRVIVSILPEKVQGIR
- a CDS encoding carboxymuconolactone decarboxylase family protein; translated protein: MHIHERNAEKKRLNGLMLKSSMKVYRTFGDLGGRVYADGALSKKHKELTALAVAVSQNCFD